From the genome of Alcanivorax sp.:
TGATAGCGCCGCTGTTGCTGCCGATGCCACCATAATCCTGTCGACGATGCCCTGAGGCACGTCTGACCTGCACCACCCAGCGTTTGTGCGTGGCGGCATGTTTGGACTCCACAGGCCCCGAAAAAATGACCCACTTCGGTCCCTTCGCCCAGACAAGCTGGGCTCCTTGTATGTTGCCACTTCACCATATGAATTATGGTTTACCGGTTACCGGGGAGGCCGTTCGCTCCTGGAAGCAGCTTGCTCTGACTTCGTCTGTAGAGCGGCTCCCCGCCTCATTACCTACTCCGAAGGGTATCCCGAAGCCGCTTGCGCGAGACTTCGTATCACAAGGTCGGTAGCAGGTAAGTCAGTGCGAGGTCGGGGAACCGGTGACTATTGTCGTTAATTCAGCGTTGCGAGTGAAGGGTATGTCTGTATTTGCCGGTGTGGATATTGGTGCTAGTTCTGTGGATGTTGTGAGCTTTGGCGATGGTAGGTTCAGCAAGCCCAAGCAGTACAAGCAGTCCCCTGATGGCCACAATTCCATGATTGCCGCGATGAAAAAGCTTCGACCGAAGTGCATCGTCATGGAAGCAACAGGAGTGTATTACTTTGATCTGGCGGTGGCTCTGGTTGAGGCCGGCCTGCCCGTGGCAGTGATTAACCCCAAAAGCACCAAGAACTTCGCCAATATCAAGCTGCAGAACAGCAAGACCGACAGCATAGATGCGGCACTTCTGGCCGAGTACGGCATGCGGATGGAGCCCCGGTTGTGGACACCACCAGATCAGCACCGTCAGGCCCTTCGAAGCCTCGGAAGGCAGATCAACCGCCTGACCGGTAGCCGGACACAGGCAAAGAACCGCCTCCATGCCATGAAGGCCACCCAGTCTACGCCCACGCTGCTCGTTGAAGATGAGCAGGAAGCGATTGAGATGCTGGATCGACGCATTGATCGGCTGAAGCGGGCTGCGGTGGAGCTTCTGGGAGAATCACCTGAGCTCAAGCGCTTGTATAAGCACTTCTGCGCAGCCAAGGGCATTGCGGAGGCAACGGCCCTCGCGTTGCTGGCTGAGCTGTGCGTCTTGCCGGATCATCTGAAATCCGCTCAGGTAAGCCGTCATGCGGGCCTGGATATACGTCTGTACCAGTCTGGAAGCAGCGTTCATCAGGCCTCAAGGATCAGTAAAGCGGGCAACGTGTACATACGCTCAGCGCTGTATATGCCTGCCATGTCCGCCGTGCGCTTTGACCCGAATGCCAAGGCATTTTATGAGGCCCTGGTCGCCCGCGGGAAAACCAAGCTGCAGGCCCAGGTGGCGGTAATGCGTAAGTATCTGACTGGCCTGTGGGCCTGCGTTAAGACGGACACCCCGTTCGATTCATCACTGCTTTTTAGTGATTGCCATGCGAAAAATGCTTGCGCTTGAACAGGGTATCTACAGAGGCGCGCATTGTTTTTGTAGGAGCCCAGCTTGTCTGGGCGAACCGAATCAAAACCCGCCTCAGCCTGAGGGTTTGCCTTTCGCAACTCGAAACTTGTCACTCGCAACTGTCTGACCATTCTTGAACCCCTTCCGAGCAACGCCTACCATACCCCCGCCTACCCACCACCCAGGAAATCGCCATGTCTATCACCAGCCCCGTTGTTGTCGCTCTGGATTACCCCGATCAGGCACAGGCGCTTGCCATGGCGGATCAGCTGGATCCGGCCAAGGTGCGTGTAAAAGTGGGCAAGGAAATCTTTACCCGCAGTGGTCCGGCGGTGGTGGATGCCCTGCTTGGCAAGGGTTTCGAAGTGTTTCTCGACCTGAAATTCCACGATATCCCCAACACCGTGGCCGGTGCCGTATCGGCCGCCGCTGACATGGGCATCTGGATGGTGAATGTGCATGCCTGTGGCGGCCAGCGGATGATGGAAGCCGCCGCCAACGCCATTGCCAATCACGCCAACCGTCCGTTGCTGATCGCGGTGACCGTGCTGACCAGCATGGACGCGGCAGATCTGGAGCAGGTGGGGGTGGTGGATGCCCCTGAAGTGCAGGTCCGTCGTCTCGCCGAATTGTCCAAGGCATCCGGCATGGACGGTGTGGTTTGTTCTGCACAGGAAGCCGTCATGCTGAAAGAAGCCTGTGGCAAGGAATTCGCGTTGCTGACCCCGGGCATCCGGCCCGCTGGCGCCGATGCCGGTGACCAGCGTCGTGTCATGACGCCCGTGCAGGCCCGCGACGCCGGCGTGGATTACATGGTAATCGGCCGCCCCATCACTCAGGCGGCAGAGCCTACAGTGGTTGTGGACGAAATATTACAC
Proteins encoded in this window:
- a CDS encoding IS110 family transposase, with amino-acid sequence MSVFAGVDIGASSVDVVSFGDGRFSKPKQYKQSPDGHNSMIAAMKKLRPKCIVMEATGVYYFDLAVALVEAGLPVAVINPKSTKNFANIKLQNSKTDSIDAALLAEYGMRMEPRLWTPPDQHRQALRSLGRQINRLTGSRTQAKNRLHAMKATQSTPTLLVEDEQEAIEMLDRRIDRLKRAAVELLGESPELKRLYKHFCAAKGIAEATALALLAELCVLPDHLKSAQVSRHAGLDIRLYQSGSSVHQASRISKAGNVYIRSALYMPAMSAVRFDPNAKAFYEALVARGKTKLQAQVAVMRKYLTGLWACVKTDTPFDSSLLFSDCHAKNACA
- the pyrF gene encoding orotidine-5'-phosphate decarboxylase, whose protein sequence is MSITSPVVVALDYPDQAQALAMADQLDPAKVRVKVGKEIFTRSGPAVVDALLGKGFEVFLDLKFHDIPNTVAGAVSAAADMGIWMVNVHACGGQRMMEAAANAIANHANRPLLIAVTVLTSMDAADLEQVGVVDAPEVQVRRLAELSKASGMDGVVCSAQEAVMLKEACGKEFALLTPGIRPAGADAGDQRRVMTPVQARDAGVDYMVIGRPITQAAEPTVVVDEILHSLS